The Camelus dromedarius isolate mCamDro1 chromosome 31, mCamDro1.pat, whole genome shotgun sequence DNA segment TCATGTGCGCCCAGCAATGCAAAGATGGTGGCCAAGCTGCAGGCTGAGACTGAAGTCCCCTGTGTGGGGCGGAGGGGCGGGGGTGCTGGTGCCGGGCCCCCACATCCGGGGCTGCTGCCTGTGTTCTCCTGATAGGCCCCAGCCCGTCACGGCACCCAAGTTCCTGGGGGGAGGAAGCAAGAAGCTGGAGGATGTAGCCATGCCTATCTCCGGAGCCCAGGCCGGCGGGTGACGGGAGAGCAGGCTTGGGGGCCGTGCGGAACGCTGCCACGTCTGTGTTTACCCAAATACCAGATGTTTTTCAAGCATGGGCTTTGAGGACCTACTGGGTGTGCAGAAGGGACACACAGCTCGGGGGAGGTTGTGTCAAGGGCATTCCTGAGTCCTGGGGACAAAGGCTGGTTCCAGGGTACAGAGGGACCGAGTCCAGCATCCTcacccatcaccaccaccacgcAGGCCACAGCTCCTGTGTGAGCCCAGAGGGCAGCTCACAGTCAAAGCCCCAGCTGGGAAAAGAGTTCCAGAATGTTCTAAGAGCCTAGCCACAGGCTCCAGACACCAGGCCCTGGAAACACCCGACTCCACGTGCCCTTCGAGagctgggaagggggcaggacctGGGGAGCAGTCTGGGCCTGAGGCCCCGGGCCCGTTGGTTCTGTCTGTCATGAGGGCCGAGTGCCCCGCCCGGGGGTGTCAGAGCAGCAGGCACAGCCGGGGGTGTTTCTGCCGATGCGCTTTCTTCAGAGCACTGAGGGCCACCTTGGCAGCCTCTCGGAAGACGTCCTCCACGTTCTCCCGAAACTTGGCGGAACATTCCAGGTAGAGGGCAGCTCGGATCTGCTCACAGGCACTCTggccctgggtggggggaggggctgggattaGACGAGAGGCCTGGGGAGACCCCCTCACAGATCTGGGGACTCTCAGGCTGGAGGCCTTTGGGTGGGCCCCTCTTCCCGTCCCAGGGCCAGCACCCCCGCCATGTGTGTGGATGGAACATAAGTTTGGTGTGGCCCTTGGGCTGCAGCTGCTGGGAGAAGCCCATCCtggtccccacctcccaccccctcagcttTGGGCAGAGGCGGGGCTGACCCCAGCCCAGAACTGAGGTGGTCTGTGGTGTCTGCCAGGCCTATGAGAAGAGCTGAAGCTGAAGGCCTCAAGACCAAAGGCCTTCCTACATGCCTCTCCCTGCTCAAGTTAGGCAACTGAGCTGGCTGCtagagtaaaaaaagaaaaactttatttctaaaatttattaatgcctattcctttttattaaactttattagTTTTCCTTTGGGTTCCTTTTATTCTCCCCTGCATCACCCAGAAGGCCGCCGGGTTTGGTCAGGCTGCTGAAAGGAAGCCTGCTTTCCAACACGGGGCTGCCCGTCCAGGCCCCggggggatgggacaggctggtGTTTAAAGGCCCAGGCTGTGGCTCCACTTCaggttagctgtgtgaccctgggcaagctatttaccctctctgagtctcaaccTCTCCCCTGAAAAATGGGGGATGCTAATAGTACCCGCCTTaggttataaggattaaatatgGTAAGTAATGGAAAGTGCTCAAATGTGCTattgatattaatattttaaaattattattcttagCATCCTGCTGGCTTCAGCTCGCAAAAGGCCACTAAGGCACACCAGATGCAGGGGCCAcagggcctgggaggcttttcggCCATGGCTGTGCCTAGGGACCTGGGGTCCTGGCTAGggggcagggactggggagggggccccTGGCCCACCTGCATGTAGGTGATGGGCTCCAGCTGGGCCGCCCGCAGCTTGCGCAGCTGCTCCTTGTCCTTCCTCAGGTCGGTCTTGCAGCCGATGAGCACCATGGGGGTCCCACGGCAGAAATGCGTGACCTCAGGGAACCActgtggaaggagaggaaggagaaggcggGCATCAGGGCTGGGGCCCACGtgtggccccacccccagaggcaggcaggtggggagaTGGGCCTCACCTTGATGAGGACATTGTCATAGCTGGTAGGGTTCATGACATCATAGCAGATGAGCACGAGGTGGGTGTTCTGGTAGGACAGGGGCCGCAGCCGGTCATAATCTTCCTGCCCTGAAACCAGACAGCAGGTGCGGGTCAGGGAGGCACCACATGTCCACCTGAGTCCCCTGCCTGGGCTCAGATGGGTGAGAGGCTGTGGTCTCCTGGGCAAGCAactcttagtttcctcatctgtcaaacagAGGTGGCAGCCCACAGTCCTAGACAGTAGCAAAGATTATGCCACAAGATAAATGCCATGCACGCTCAGAGATGGGCCTGATTGCCAGGTAAGTGCTGGAAAAACGGCTAGCGGTTGGTGACGattacctctccctcccaccaccctgccccGGTGCTCGGGTTTACAGCAGACTCTGAGGCCaaatcccttccctccctggagaTTCAGACCAGTGGGGCTGGGTGGGCCCAGGACACTGCAGTTAACCATGGATGGTGGCCCTCCTCCAGCCTAAGAGGTGCATGGCCTCTGGTTGAACAACTCCTGCCATTCTGACCAGcgctgggaggagggtgggaggattGCTGGAGGCGACAAGCACGCCCCCTCCCAAGTCCACCCTGCACAGCAGTTGTCAACCCCACTGCACACTAGACTCGCCAGGGAAAGCTGACCGCTCCTGGCTCAGCTGGATCACAACCCAAGGCTGGGCTTGGGCAACGGTgggtttggtttaaaaaaaaacaaaaccaactttTTTTATACTGACAGTTTCAAACCTACATAAAAATTGCAAAAAAGGGTGCAAAGAACTCCCTTAGCCAGATTGACCGAATGTTCACATTTTGCCCAGTTGCTTTATCTGTAGACAAACCCTCTGAACCACGTAAGAGGTAACTGGAGAACTTCAGCTGCTTTACCCACCGGGGAGAGTTCCCATGTGGTTTTTCTAAGAACAAGGACATCCTCTCACCTACCTCAGTATAAGTATCAAACTCAGACACCAACACTGTATTCTAATCCAATCCACAGGCCGTGTTCAGATTTTACCTACACTAATGTCCTGTAGTAGTTTTTCTCCCTGGTCCAGAAGCAGGCCTAGGAATAGGCGCTACACTTGGTAATCAGGCCccagtatttttgaaaaattcccACAGAGAGAAGTGAGACCCTTTCAGGCCCATTGGCGACTCCCAGCTACCACTGCAGAAAGACTCGGTTGGTGACTTCCTTCCTGGGAACACAGAACATGGAGCCAGGAATCCCTGCCGCTGCCTCCAGCCTGTGGGTGcctgccccctgctccctccctgccaaaGGCCTCTCAGGACAAGTGGCCTCTCCAGTCGGcctgccccctgctccctccctgccaaaGGCCCCTCAGGACAAGTGGCCTCTCCAGTGAGCACAGACAGGCCAAGTCAGCTCCAAGACCCCTGCTGATGATGGGGTACAGCCACCGTCTCCTCCCCACTGGCTCCCCCACAACCCAGGGATACCGGAGCAGTGCAGTGACCCGTGATCCAGTTATAACGATGGCTGGGCCATCCTCAGGCCCTCCTGCCCTCAACACCACAAGGCTGCAGAAACCCTTGTAGGACAGTGGAAAACTGGCCCAATATGCTAGTCCAGCCCATCTCCTCCTCTTTCCACACACGTCCCCAAATTCTCCCCTCTCCTAACCTCTGTCCACATCTTCCTAGACCTGTGCTATCCAATGTGGCTATTTAATTAGCATTAAAAATTCAGGCTCTCCATTGCACTGGCTACATTTCAAGTGATTAATTGCCAGACGGCGCCGGTGGCTAGCGTAATGGGCGGTACAGGTGCAGACCACTTCCATCGTTGTGGTAAGTTCTGTGGGATGGCATCCTCATCCAAGCCACTGTCTGTCTCCTGCTGCCCCTCAGTCCGTTCCCCACTGGGCAGCTGGAGGGATCTTAAAACACAAGTAAAATCatgctccctctcccctcagctggAACACCTTCAGTGGCTCCTTACTGCCCTTTGTAGGAAATCCAAGCATCTCCCAGTGGCCCACGTGGCTGGCGCCCCCACCCCCCGACTtcatctccctctctcctgccctcctcacTCACTGCAGTCCAGCCAAggtggcctccttgctgtttctcaaCCAACCAAGCTCTCGTGCCACACCTGGGATGTGTTTCCCTCATCCCTCCCCCCCATTTGCTTCCTAGCACTTTACTTTTAAACATTCAGGCTGACCATCCACAGTATCTCCTGTCTCAGGATCACCACCTTCGCTCTCCCTCTACTTACGGATAATACCTCCTTGTACTTCGCACTTCTGAGAGGGCCTTTGCCTGCGCAGGATTAAGAAATCTCTACAACCAGCATCTGATCCACTAAGTCAGGGAACTTCCGAATACCtccatttacagataaggaaacgtGAAATGACCTGCCTGAGGTCACCGAATCGCAGCCAGGACTGACCCCCAGTTCCTTCAATTCCAAGGCCAGCATTCTTGCAATGCTCCCTTCTGCTTTGTAGTGCAGAAAACAGGTCCCGGGCCTCTACGATGTAACAGTGCGGCTCATAATTCTGGCCTAACATATGTTCTGATTCCTTTTTAGAAATCTGGCAGGAAAAGACAGTGGTTGGAAAACAGGGCTATTGTGTTCTGACGTCTTCCCTCGTCTTGCTGGGCTGCCCTCAGAcaggccttccctggccactcCAAGTCTGTCCCCGCCCTGCCTGTCCCCACCTgtcctcactcactcactcacttgtTCACTGCCTGTCTCCCCGGGGACTGTGAgcaccctgagggcaggggccatgcCTGTCCTTGAAAAGTGTTCCCGGCACCTAGCAGGTGTCCAGTCACTACTGGCTGGTAGGTTGTTCTGAAGTTGTTCAAGTCTTGTCAGATGCGGCAGAGACAAGGGCTGGGACGTGCCATCGGGTTTAGCAGTTACAGCCTGTGATGATTTCAGCAGGTTGATGAGGGCAGAAGTCAGGCTGCAGCAGGTGGAAGGAGGGAGTCAGACCAAGCCTGCTCCCGTGCAGGGCCTCTGTGCCCTCTTCTAGAAGGCTCTCCCCAGGTAGTGGTGAGGCTcactccctccttttccttcagaCCTCTGCAGAAGTGTTACCTCTTCCAGAGAACTTTCCAAATGCTCTGAAACAAGAGCCTCCTTTGCAGTCTGTCCCATGACTGactgtggctttatttttcttcctagcaAGTGTAACTAcctgatgtcattttttttttttttttggtattcctCAGGAGCACGTAAGCCCCCTGAGGACAGGGCCATCTCTGTACTGGTCACTGTTACATCCCCTGAGACACAGACAAGCTCAAAAAACATTTGGggaatgagtgaacaaatgtgCGGGTGAAAAAAGTGTAATGATAATCTCTGTGGCTTTCAGGTGTGCAAGGGCATTTCACTGCCATCACCTGTGTTAATTTAAGCAGTCACTCTGGGAGGGACGCTGGGTGGGGCAAGTGCTTCCTGTTAGGAGCCCACGTGGGTGGCCAAGGGAGGCCTTTTTCAAGGTCATAGACCTCCTGGGAGCTGAAGCACCAACTCAGAGCCCAGCTCCAAGGTCTGCTGTCTGCCCAGCCACTCTAAAAGTTCCAATTCTCCCAAGGGAGCCTTCCCCAGTCTTTCCAGTTGGGACTTaacctctggacctcagttttctcatctgtgaaatgaatatGTGAGGAGCAGGTGAGCCTTGATAGTAATAAAAATGGTCACTACCAACAATATTTATCAGCAGTGCTCACTCTTTGCATGCCAGGCCCCATTCAAAGCCCTTTACCTGCACAGACTCCTCATTCCTCACTACCTGGTCTGGACAAGGTAGAGCTATTgttatccccatcttacagatgcagaaacagaagcacagagaggtgaagtgacttgcccaaagtcacacagccaaagAGAAGACTTGTAAGGGACAGAGGACTACAGGTAAAACTATTGGGGTGCCCCCCTCTAAGGACAGAAGGTGGGAGCGGTCCTCACCCTGCAAGCCCCAGCCCTGACCTGGAGAGGGAAAGGCTGCCAATGCCAGCATTTCAGGAGAGGGAGGGACCCTGGGAGAGGATGGGCAGCCAGCCCAGATCCCAGCTCCTTCTCCAGGTTGCCTTCTTGGCTGGACGGCGCCTGGCTCAGCTTTCCCAAGAGTCAGTATGCGCCTCCACACAGGGACCAGGCCTGCAGGTGATGGACTTTCGGGTGCTGCTGGCCTCGTGTCCCTCAGGAGGGTGAAGTCAGGAGAGCCAGGCTCCACTCAGACTCACATTCCATGATCTTGGCACCTTTCTTCTCTGcgcctcattttccttatctggaaaaggGGTGATAACCTTGCCCTTGAAACTGGAAGTGAAGGATTGAGCGATTCTGGGCAAAGGTGTGGGCCTGTGGTTACAACTGAAACAGAAACTCCCAAGGACAGGGGCCTGCGAAGGAGATTGTAACCCCTGATCTTTGGACCCAGCAGCTTTAGGGGGCCTGTCAGCCACAAGGTGATAGAATGACACTTCCCCATTTATCACAGTGATGCCAAGGCTTAAAGGGGCATGTCACCTGCCCAGGGGTGAACAGGGGTCCCAGTCTGGCCTCTGTGGGTGGGCTGGAGAGGTTAAAAAATATGTCGATTTATGTGCAAAAGGATGCATTTGCTTCTGGAGAGGAAAGGTCTTCTGGGCCATGGCTCCCCTCGAAGAAGCCCATCTTCCTGAAGTTGGTGGTACTGTGGGGCAGGAGGAAGTGAGGCTCTGGCCTTAAGTGAGGCTGCTTCCTTTGCAGGAAGGAGCTCTGCCCTGGCAGTCATCTTCCCTGGGACAGGGTCTCTAAGGCCTGGAGCTGGGTTCAGGAGACTTGTCACTGGGCCACAGTGGTCCTCAAATCTGCTGGAGGATAGCCACAGGGCATGTAGTTCCCAGCTCCAGCCGGGGTGGAGGATTGGTCAGGACAAGGGTGCAGGCAGAAGGGGAAGCTGCCAGAAGAGGAACATACTTTTACTAGCGCTACTGGGTCCCACCCACCTGCGTTtcctctggggctggggcagccctgGCCCGTAGTACAGACCAAGTTCCGACAGACCTGCAGGATCTGCTCCCCGGTCCCCAGGGCTCCTGGCTCCTAGACACCCCTCCTGTCCCTGATTCCTGTCTTAGTAACTGCTTTACCCCCCACTTTTCCTATCTCAGGCTGGGAAGGGGACcacagctccccacctcccaggggcaaCTCCACCGCATCCTATGATGCCCCaaccctgggccccaccccaaggCCCAGACAGCTCTGCTCTGGTTGGTGTCTTAACATCTCACCTCgccctgcctcccttctctctgcccaggaAACTTCAGACTTTACCACAGCTTCCTGCCTCTGAGGGTGTCAGGGTACAGCCCCCGCCTTCCTTCACCTCTGCACACCAAGAGCTCCGTCACCCCTCCAGCCACCCTCCCACCGCTGCGGTGTCTGTAACTGCTTCCGCAGGATGGAGACAAGTAGCCAGACTGTCCTCCCACGTGGACCCCCATGGCTGAGGTCCTGGGTGTGGAGAAATACAGCATCCCGGAGGCCACCCCATCCCGGAGCTCTGGGCACCACTGGTTGATGGGAAACatgctcccctgccccctgccctccaccaTGGGGTCTAGCCCATCAGGGTCTAGAACCTTCTACAACTACCTTTACTAGACTCATCTCCATCTCGGCCACTCTCATCACCCTCTTAGTCTTTATCTCTCTTGAGCTGGTCACCTGGCCatccttcctttcactttctcCTGATATCTGTCTGCCCTACAGGCAGAGACAAATCTTATCTTTATCGCAAAGGACTTTCTCCAAGGATGTCTCTGCATCTAGGTctcatcttcattcattcattcattcattcattccgcAAGCCTTGCTCCAGGACaaacactgtgctaggcactggcgTGTGGAGGAGGAATGACCCAGTCCTTCCTCCTTCACGCTCCTCCTGACAGTGGGGCTTCCTGGCGGGAGACCCTTGGGGGAGCACTCACGTCTCTCCCCCCCGGAGTACCTCTCCTGGGGCTGTCCTGCCTGCTGTGTGGCCAGCCTACTCTCCCGGGGACTCCACTGACAGGTTCAAACCCCAGCGCTGCTTTTCTGTTGCCTGGAACAGTCCTGCTGAGAAAGCACGGGTTGGGGCTGGCACAAAACTCTGCAGGCCATGGATTCAGAAGAACAGGCCTGGGCTCGGGCCTGGGCCTGAAGGCGGGGGTTAAAAAATCACAATGACAGCAGGTACGAGCTCTTCCTGTGCTAAGTGCTGCACATCACATGGATCTGATTTAACCTTCAGGGCTATTTTGACCTTgattatagaggaggaaactgaggcccaggtgtCGCCTGTGACACATAGCCAGGGGAGCTGGCATCAAAGCCCAGGTCTGACTACAAAGTATGCGGAGCAGCAGGAAACAGTGGATGAGGTTCTCACTGCCTGGGTGGTCACCGCTTCTGATGACTCTATCCCTCCCACAGCAGCTCTTAGTGAAAGTCCTGCCTTATAACAAGTAGAAGCTTTCCAGAACCTCCACATGATAACCGACCCTGGTaagttctttgagcatctttcTCTGGGTGAGGCCAGAAAGACCAGAAGTGGTCCCTGCTCTGGGTCTGACGGGGGAGGCTGCAATGAACAGTGAACCCCAGAGGATCTACTGGAGAAActctgagggcagagggaggagagagtaAAATCTACCCTCTGATTCTCCCTGCCTCACCAGCACTCCAGCCACAAGGTGGGGTTAATGAACCTGTCCCTACCTGGGTCCCGGACAGGAAGCGTGTGAAACCAAAAGTGTCCCAGACACATCATGATGTTTACTGCTCCTGTGGCCACACCCTTGGGAATTCCTCAGACGCCTGTGGCTCTCCCAGTTCACGGGGCTGGAGGTACGGCCGTGTTCTAGGGGTGGCCCTGCTGGACCCTCGGCCAACAAGAGAGGGTCCTTGGAGGCCACTGTATTGGGGACACACCCATATAGCAAAGTCAGGAATGGAGGAGGGGTCTGAGGTTGAGAGTCCCCCTTTCCCCATTCTCTCCAGGGTGGAATGAGAGATGCCACTGGCAGCCTTATGGAGGGGTGGGGTTGGAGGGTGGTCGTGGATTTGGGCCCCATCCAAGGCCAGTTGGAAGACTTTACCTCATACATATAAGGCTTGGCTGACAGGGGAAGGGGCACCTGATGATATGGTTCCATGCAGGTCACTAAACACTGAGTCACAGAGGCTGGGTGAGGCTCCAAGTGGGGACCCCGACCTTTGCTCCCCAATGTTGATTCAGCTCAGTAGGAATCAGGGAAGGATGGAAGCTCCCCAAGGGTACCAGGTACGGCAGTATTACCCAAATCCTCCCATTGGTGGCTGTGCGCCTCCCACCCAACCCCCAACAATAGGAATGCTGGTGACTGTGACGCAATTAGCATAAATAAGCTTGCCTTAGGAGCTGCAGGTGGCAGAGAGAATCTTATTTTGGCCATACGTCCCCTAGAACTCTGATCCTTTTCCAGTGCCCGGTTTCTTCCCAGGAAACTAGGAAGAAGCAGAACTGTAGCCACAGAATCATCGAAACACAGGCTCAAAATTGTAGATCACAAAATTCCAGAGCCATGCACCATAGCCCGTGGAATCCCAGAAACATGGGACTCAGAATTTATATTTGCAGGGCTCTGGAGCCTCAGGACTGTGGGCCACAGAATCCTGGAGTCACAGGCTCCTTCCTATCTGTAGCCCAGAGTATTCTAGAACATAGGACCCAGCAATGCAGCCCGCTGAATCCTAACACCAGGGGACTCAAATCCGCAGCCCAAGGAATCTTAAGAAACCACAGCATGTAATACACGAAATCCTGGAGCCATGGTAAAGCAGAAGCAGAGCCCACAGTTTTCGAGAACCACAGGAGAGGAACGAAGCTGTGAGCCCTCAACACATCAGAGCTAGGAGGGTGGCCCAGGAGACCACCTCCTCCAAATATCCTCCTTTAACAGAGGGGGCGACTCTTTCGGCCTCCAGTACCACTCAACCAGGCGGTGGTCAACCCGCTCCCAGCCAGCGCCCCTCCACGGCCTCCAGGAGTAACGAGATGTCAGGTCCCGGGAGAGGCTGGCGGGCGGGGATGCCCGGCGGGGGATGCCGGTCAGGGGAAGTCCTTCGGGCGGACCCGGACCCACTCAGCACAGGCGCACTCACCGGCGGTGTCGTAGAGGTTCAGGGTCACCTCCTTACTGCCCACTGTCACGCTGGCTGTATACTTCTCGAACACGGATGGGGCGTAGTGCTGTTGGAGAAGGGGTCGGGCTGGTTCTTAAGGGATGCGGCGTGGGCCCAGGGTCCAGCTggacccccatcccccaccttccATCTTCACCCCATCCAGCTCAGCCACCCTCACTCTGCCCAGCTCTGGAATTCCCGAGGGGGCGCCCCGGGGTGACGGCCACCTCTCAGTGCTCAGGACGCCGGGGACCCGGGGTCCGGGCTTGGGGGGTAGGCTTAAGCCCGTCCTTCGCCCCTAGTGGTCCCAAGCCCTTCCCCC contains these protein-coding regions:
- the RHOF gene encoding rho-related GTP-binding protein RhoF, translated to MDTPGAPAPTAAPAPGRKELKIVIVGDGGCGKTSLLMVYSQGSFPEHYAPSVFEKYTASVTVGSKEVTLNLYDTAGQEDYDRLRPLSYQNTHLVLICYDVMNPTSYDNVLIKWFPEVTHFCRGTPMVLIGCKTDLRKDKEQLRKLRAAQLEPITYMQGQSACEQIRAALYLECSAKFRENVEDVFREAAKVALSALKKAHRQKHPRLCLLL